The Chryseobacterium aureum genome contains a region encoding:
- a CDS encoding GNAT family N-acetyltransferase — MEDFTFNLLPSDSEIPYHLLLLADETKEAINQYIINSDIYLLHDGTENIAVMALYKKSTTELEIKNVAVIESYRSKGIGSILMDKAKEIAKENHYKTLTVGTSDTGFQQIRFYEKNGFIKSGVLKDFFIENYPAPIYENGLQMKDMVLLSHHLTE, encoded by the coding sequence ATGGAAGATTTCACTTTTAATCTATTACCTTCTGATTCAGAGATTCCTTATCATCTCTTGCTGCTGGCGGATGAGACAAAAGAGGCTATCAATCAATATATTATCAATTCTGACATTTATCTTTTACACGACGGTACAGAAAACATTGCTGTAATGGCATTGTATAAGAAAAGTACTACCGAACTGGAAATTAAAAACGTAGCTGTGATTGAAAGCTACCGAAGCAAAGGAATCGGAAGTATCCTTATGGATAAAGCAAAAGAAATTGCAAAAGAAAATCATTACAAAACACTGACTGTCGGAACCTCGGACACGGGCTTCCAGCAGATCAGGTTTTATGAAAAAAACGGCTTCATTAAAAGTGGAGTTTTGAAAGACTTTTTTATTGAAAATTATCCGGCTCCAATTTATGAAAACGGTTTACAGATGAAAGATATGGTTTTGTTAAGCCATCACCTTACGGAATAA
- a CDS encoding fibrinogen-like YCDxxxxGGGW domain-containing protein — MKKNRKLYSLLILLISMRLISQVGINTVNPNPKAALHVVSKNNNTGVLFPLLTTAQRDAIGAAATEDGLVIYNTDQKCYNYYNAVNTTWVSLCGSQKAAYTTDCTSVKVYGNYTQGTPLNSNNYVSVPVTVTTGGTYDILAKTSNGYYFEKSGVFPGAGTYVINLSGVGTPVAGPQTDTLSFSYEGVTDTTCTSKTVNVLGSQVSYGINCSGSSVSGTYNSPVQLDYNTNTVSIPLSNVNTAGTVTITTSTSNGVSFTTTENITASSTSFTLHGVGVPAAAGTYSYSFTTNGANPQVCTFNVTFGTTVGTFANPANRCLEIFNAGKTTDGYYWVKDASSNPYKTYCDMSNGGWTLIKSLSERQILVVEQTQTESWSTQTARNVVTTPTGIFNEYAFSLPAAAVSNIGSNASASKEYRFSIKEKGQTGTTLSSVESSTVAPVNDNWSKNNYLNAVVTDGNLATGNYTTYGNTTTGKLFGFDFGKPVTGNTLYKLNSVDFQLNIPGLYSQANFFTGIFGGTGYASTNTPANNLTYTYPGGQTYTFNKYYVNDLFGLYMNSESQLNHHIGTCSNSTDDYGGASFCNNGWANWRPHNFNLKSGNYEGRIIQYWIK, encoded by the coding sequence ATGAAAAAAAACAGAAAACTCTATTCTCTTCTTATCCTTTTAATATCAATGCGATTGATATCTCAGGTAGGTATAAATACAGTAAACCCTAACCCGAAAGCCGCACTTCATGTAGTATCTAAAAATAATAATACCGGAGTCCTTTTTCCACTTCTTACAACAGCACAAAGAGATGCTATTGGGGCAGCTGCTACGGAAGATGGACTTGTTATTTATAATACAGATCAGAAATGCTATAACTATTATAATGCGGTAAATACAACCTGGGTCAGCTTGTGTGGAAGCCAGAAAGCAGCCTATACAACAGACTGTACCTCAGTTAAAGTATACGGAAACTATACCCAGGGAACGCCATTGAACAGCAATAATTATGTATCAGTACCAGTTACAGTAACTACCGGAGGAACTTATGATATTCTCGCCAAAACCTCTAATGGATATTACTTTGAAAAATCAGGGGTATTTCCTGGTGCAGGAACCTATGTTATCAATCTCAGTGGGGTAGGTACACCTGTGGCAGGCCCGCAGACAGATACTCTTTCTTTTTCATATGAAGGAGTTACAGACACCACATGTACTTCCAAAACAGTAAACGTCTTGGGATCACAGGTTAGTTATGGAATCAACTGCTCCGGATCTTCAGTTTCAGGAACCTATAACAGCCCGGTACAACTGGATTATAATACCAATACAGTAAGTATTCCTCTTTCTAATGTAAATACCGCAGGAACGGTTACTATTACTACTTCCACCAGTAACGGAGTAAGCTTTACAACAACAGAAAATATCACGGCGTCCAGTACCAGCTTTACACTGCACGGGGTAGGAGTTCCGGCCGCAGCAGGTACTTATTCCTATTCTTTTACTACCAATGGTGCCAATCCACAGGTATGTACTTTTAATGTCACTTTTGGTACCACGGTAGGAACTTTTGCCAATCCTGCCAACCGATGCCTTGAAATTTTCAATGCAGGAAAAACTACAGATGGTTATTATTGGGTGAAAGATGCAAGCTCTAATCCGTATAAAACCTATTGTGATATGTCTAATGGAGGCTGGACTTTGATTAAATCTCTTTCCGAAAGACAGATTTTGGTAGTGGAGCAAACACAGACTGAGTCATGGTCTACCCAGACAGCCAGAAACGTAGTAACTACACCAACCGGGATTTTTAATGAATATGCATTTTCTTTACCTGCGGCAGCGGTAAGTAATATCGGTAGCAATGCCTCTGCATCAAAAGAATATCGTTTTTCAATCAAAGAAAAAGGACAGACAGGCACTACTTTATCTAGTGTAGAAAGTTCTACAGTAGCTCCCGTAAATGATAACTGGTCAAAAAACAACTATTTGAATGCAGTTGTTACAGATGGTAACCTGGCAACCGGAAACTATACCACGTATGGCAATACAACGACTGGAAAATTATTCGGTTTTGATTTTGGAAAACCTGTTACAGGTAATACGTTATATAAATTAAATAGTGTTGATTTCCAATTGAACATACCAGGTCTGTACAGCCAGGCAAATTTCTTTACCGGAATTTTTGGAGGAACTGGATATGCATCTACCAATACACCGGCCAATAATCTCACTTACACCTATCCGGGCGGGCAGACGTATACTTTCAATAAATATTACGTGAATGATCTTTTTGGATTATATATGAATAGTGAAAGCCAGCTTAACCACCATATCGGAACCTGCTCAAACAGTACAGACGATTATGGAGGCGCCAGCTTCTGCAACAACGGATGGGCCAACTGGAGACCTCATAATTTTAATCTTAAATCCGGAAATTATGAAGGCCGTATTATTCAGTATTGGATAAAATAA
- a CDS encoding GNAT family N-acetyltransferase, with amino-acid sequence MSQNIRLATAEDYPRIMEIWESAVKATHDFLAEEDFNYFKEVIPRDYLPNLEVYLITDHSEPAGFASAAEGNLEMLFIHNNLRGKGYGKTLYQFMKEKTGLTKVDVNEQNPQAIGFYEKMGFKKTGRSEKDGSGKDYPLIHMSL; translated from the coding sequence ATGTCACAAAATATCAGACTGGCTACAGCAGAGGATTATCCGAGAATTATGGAAATATGGGAATCAGCGGTAAAAGCAACACACGATTTTCTTGCGGAAGAGGATTTCAATTATTTCAAAGAAGTCATTCCAAGAGACTACCTTCCTAACCTTGAAGTTTATTTAATTACTGACCACAGTGAACCTGCTGGTTTTGCATCTGCAGCGGAAGGCAATCTGGAAATGCTTTTTATTCATAATAACCTGCGTGGAAAAGGGTATGGAAAAACGCTTTATCAGTTTATGAAGGAAAAAACAGGACTCACCAAAGTAGATGTGAATGAACAAAACCCTCAGGCTATTGGATTCTATGAAAAAATGGGCTTCAAAAAGACCGGAAGATCAGAGAAAGACGGCTCGGGAAAAGATTATCCACTTATTCATATGAGTCTGTAA
- a CDS encoding UDP-N-acetylmuramate--L-alanine ligase, protein MKTHFIAIGGSAMHNLAIALKDKGYQVTGSDDAIFEPSKSRLEKKGILPQDMGWFPEKITPDIDAVILGMHAHQDNPELARAKELGLKIYSYPEFLYEQSKNKTRVVIAGSHGKTTITSMILHVLNFHQKDVDFMVGAQLEGFDCMVKLTQDNDFMVLEGDEYLSSPIDLRSKFLLYQPNIALMSGIAWDHINVFKTFDDYIDQFRKFVAGITAGGVLVYNEEDAEVVKVVENAENYFRKIPYKTPEYEISNGKVYLKTEMGDVPLSVFGAHNLLNMEGARHICQQLGIMDEDFYEAIMSFKGASKRLEKVERADKGTLYKDFAHAPSKVKAAVKAFAEQFKNDKKYGFLELHTYSSLNPAFLEQYDHAMDGLEEAIVFYSEDALKIKRMEPISPEFIKEKFKNEKLKVFTNAEDLHAYWNTLDKTDGVYLMMSSGNFGGLDLTK, encoded by the coding sequence TTGAAAACCCACTTCATTGCCATTGGCGGAAGCGCCATGCATAATCTCGCCATTGCATTAAAAGATAAAGGATATCAGGTAACAGGCTCTGACGACGCTATTTTTGAGCCTTCAAAATCCCGGCTGGAAAAGAAAGGAATTCTGCCTCAGGACATGGGCTGGTTCCCGGAAAAAATCACTCCGGATATTGATGCTGTTATTCTTGGAATGCATGCCCATCAGGATAATCCTGAGCTAGCAAGAGCCAAAGAACTGGGTCTGAAAATATATTCTTATCCTGAATTCCTGTATGAACAGTCAAAAAACAAGACCCGAGTTGTCATAGCCGGATCGCATGGTAAAACAACCATCACTTCAATGATTCTTCATGTACTGAATTTCCATCAGAAAGATGTGGATTTCATGGTGGGAGCCCAGCTTGAAGGTTTCGACTGTATGGTAAAACTGACTCAGGATAATGATTTCATGGTGCTGGAAGGTGATGAATATCTTTCTTCCCCTATCGATCTCCGTTCAAAGTTCTTGCTGTACCAGCCGAATATCGCTTTAATGAGTGGTATTGCCTGGGATCACATCAATGTGTTCAAAACCTTTGATGATTATATTGACCAGTTCAGAAAATTTGTTGCAGGCATTACCGCAGGAGGTGTTCTGGTATATAATGAAGAAGATGCTGAAGTAGTGAAAGTAGTGGAAAATGCAGAAAACTATTTCAGAAAGATTCCATATAAAACACCCGAATATGAAATCAGCAATGGTAAAGTATATTTAAAAACTGAAATGGGAGATGTTCCGCTTTCCGTTTTTGGAGCCCACAACCTGTTGAATATGGAAGGGGCAAGACATATCTGCCAGCAGCTGGGAATCATGGATGAAGATTTCTATGAGGCTATTATGAGCTTCAAAGGGGCATCTAAACGTCTTGAAAAGGTAGAAAGAGCAGACAAAGGAACTCTATATAAAGATTTCGCCCATGCACCGAGTAAGGTGAAGGCCGCAGTAAAAGCTTTTGCAGAACAGTTTAAAAACGATAAGAAATACGGATTTCTGGAACTTCATACCTACTCCAGTTTAAATCCGGCTTTTCTTGAGCAGTACGACCATGCTATGGATGGACTGGAAGAAGCTATCGTTTTTTATTCTGAAGATGCATTGAAGATCAAAAGGATGGAGCCTATTTCTCCTGAATTTATCAAAGAAAAATTTAAAAATGAAAAATTAAAGGTTTTCACCAATGCAGAAGATCTGCATGCTTACTGGAATACACTGGATAAAACGGATGGTGTTTATCTGATGATGAGTTCCGGAAATTTTGGAGGGCTGGATCTCACAAAATAA
- a CDS encoding C-type lectin domain-containing protein, producing the protein MKKVILCMILPLASSAQVGINTNAPTKTLDINGELRIRALPVGVAADDILSTDASGNIRKVARTDLNGGSSSGFNTSILGYDPKPVAARPQPPGALPGGGTATELGCKKWSVNNHTYCAYQLSQPINWFNAFSFGKQMGGYLVTMPNDAERTWVNTNIVASGTGYNLANNVWIGFNKIQRPGNPDQLQWITGEEFRINWSTNPATTENWFNPGEPNNSGGVEGATHIFAASTNAERRWNDLNGGLTANSSISMNQLIIEFNE; encoded by the coding sequence ATGAAAAAAGTTATCTTATGTATGATTTTGCCATTGGCTTCGAGTGCTCAGGTTGGGATTAATACAAATGCCCCGACAAAAACACTTGACATCAACGGGGAGCTCCGGATTCGTGCTTTACCGGTAGGAGTAGCAGCTGATGATATTCTTTCCACTGATGCCAGTGGGAATATCAGAAAAGTTGCCAGAACAGATCTTAATGGTGGATCATCATCCGGATTTAATACTTCAATTTTGGGATATGATCCTAAACCCGTTGCCGCAAGACCTCAGCCACCAGGGGCATTACCGGGAGGAGGTACCGCCACTGAGCTTGGATGCAAGAAATGGTCTGTAAACAATCACACCTACTGTGCCTATCAGCTTTCACAGCCTATTAACTGGTTCAATGCATTCAGTTTCGGAAAACAAATGGGCGGATATCTGGTCACTATGCCGAATGATGCGGAGAGAACATGGGTTAACACCAATATTGTAGCTTCGGGAACAGGGTACAATTTAGCCAACAATGTATGGATTGGCTTTAATAAAATCCAAAGACCGGGAAACCCGGATCAGCTTCAGTGGATTACAGGAGAAGAATTCAGGATCAACTGGTCTACCAATCCTGCCACTACAGAAAACTGGTTTAACCCCGGGGAGCCAAATAACTCAGGAGGCGTAGAAGGGGCCACCCATATATTTGCAGCCAGCACCAATGCGGAAAGAAGATGGAATGATTTAAATGGCGGACTGACTGCCAATTCCAGCATTTCTATGAACCAGCTTATTATCGAGTTTAATGAATAA
- a CDS encoding C-type lectin domain-containing protein: MKKSVLLFIILPSLTIAQVGINTNAPAKSLDINGELRIRTLPQGVTADDLLSADASGNIRKIARTDLNGGTASGFNNSILGYDPKPVATRPQPPGSVPGGGTATELGCKKWTGNNHTYCAYQLSQGINWFNAYSFGKQMGGYLVTMPNDAERIWVATNIVASGTGYNLANNIWIGFNKIQRPGNPDRLQWITGEEFRMNWSTNPATTENWFATGEPNNSGGTEGSTHIYNTAGNAERRWNDLSGSTTTFTGSAMNQLIIEYNE; this comes from the coding sequence ATGAAAAAATCAGTTTTATTATTTATTATCTTACCTTCTCTTACAATAGCACAAGTAGGTATAAATACAAATGCTCCTGCCAAATCACTTGATATCAATGGAGAACTTAGAATCCGCACTTTACCTCAGGGAGTGACGGCTGATGACCTACTCTCTGCCGACGCCAGTGGAAACATAAGAAAGATAGCCAGAACCGATCTTAACGGCGGAACAGCATCCGGATTCAATAATTCCATCTTAGGCTATGATCCAAAACCTGTTGCCACGAGACCTCAGCCCCCTGGTTCTGTACCGGGAGGCGGTACTGCCACAGAGCTTGGATGCAAAAAATGGACAGGAAATAATCATACCTATTGTGCTTATCAGCTTTCACAGGGGATCAACTGGTTCAATGCATACAGCTTCGGAAAGCAAATGGGAGGTTATCTGGTAACCATGCCGAATGATGCTGAAAGGATTTGGGTAGCAACCAATATTGTCGCTTCAGGAACGGGGTACAATCTGGCCAATAATATATGGATTGGTTTTAATAAAATCCAGAGACCGGGAAATCCGGACAGGCTTCAATGGATTACGGGAGAAGAATTCAGAATGAACTGGTCTACCAATCCTGCAACCACAGAAAACTGGTTTGCTACAGGAGAACCTAATAATTCCGGTGGAACCGAAGGATCTACTCACATCTATAATACTGCCGGAAACGCAGAAAGAAGATGGAATGACTTAAGTGGATCAACGACCACTTTTACAGGCTCCGCAATGAATCAGCTCATTATTGAGTATAATGAATAG
- a CDS encoding helix-turn-helix transcriptional regulator encodes MENFYLENIERLKKKFIHQYNMLTYCIMIILIIVFQFFIYIPNMVYYLLGGLIFLFYSNVLIKNRYSANQIIRAYMIIAPAYHFYIMLTFWNNSISLFATLFPLPLAAYVFFSKRSAFLYLLYMLGNILACYIVLTVFDIHFPRYTHNEVIFADILNFLYTLAVIILIFIYHEKLNTYKVFTDAQSEIVFNTKSVNEHAAISDINKSVKKESTIDQETVNEVFEKLNYIMSTKGLFKDPKLNISMLSIQLDINYNYLSKIIRQKGYQNFNAYLNEYRINYVKKLMSETDLQKITLMYIYTEAGFSNQTTFNRVFKQIEDITPSEYIHKNFPSQDIQ; translated from the coding sequence ATGGAAAATTTTTATTTAGAAAATATTGAAAGGCTTAAAAAAAAATTTATTCATCAATACAATATGCTGACGTATTGTATAATGATTATACTCATTATTGTTTTTCAGTTTTTTATCTATATCCCCAATATGGTATATTATCTTCTGGGAGGACTTATTTTTCTGTTCTACAGTAATGTTTTGATCAAAAACAGATATTCTGCCAATCAGATCATAAGGGCTTATATGATTATTGCACCAGCCTATCATTTTTATATAATGCTCACGTTTTGGAATAACTCCATCAGCTTATTTGCAACCCTTTTCCCGCTGCCTCTTGCCGCCTATGTCTTCTTTTCAAAGAGATCAGCTTTCCTATATTTACTTTATATGCTGGGCAATATTCTGGCTTGCTATATCGTCTTAACTGTTTTTGACATCCATTTTCCAAGGTACACCCATAATGAGGTCATTTTTGCAGATATTCTCAACTTCCTATATACTCTTGCTGTTATTATTTTGATATTTATCTATCACGAAAAGCTTAATACATATAAAGTTTTTACCGATGCCCAATCTGAAATTGTTTTCAATACAAAGTCTGTGAACGAGCATGCAGCAATTTCAGATATCAACAAATCTGTAAAAAAAGAAAGTACGATAGATCAGGAAACGGTTAATGAGGTATTTGAAAAACTCAACTATATCATGAGTACAAAAGGATTATTCAAAGATCCGAAGCTTAACATTTCCATGCTGAGCATTCAACTGGATATTAATTATAATTATCTTTCCAAAATTATACGTCAGAAAGGATATCAGAACTTCAATGCTTATCTGAATGAATATCGAATTAATTATGTAAAAAAGCTTATGTCTGAAACTGATCTTCAAAAAATCACCCTGATGTATATTTACACTGAGGCTGGGTTTTCAAACCAAACTACCTTTAACAGGGTATTTAAACAAATAGAAGACATTACCCCTTCAGAATATATCCATAAGAATTTTCCTTCCCAGGATATTCAGTAG
- a CDS encoding aldo/keto reductase → MQKKTYTGQPVVTLNNGVDIPALGFGVWQMEDLKECENAVIKAIQTGYRMIDTAAIYQNETAVGDGVKNSGVNRDELFITSKVWVQDHGYEKTKSAFQRTLGRLQMDYLDMYLVHWPYGDFLGTWKALEELYHEGKIKAIGVCNFTVEKLEELKANSTVLPVINQIELHPVFQQKELQVYDRENNIATQPWSPLGNGNANLLSNPDLKAIADKYGKTVAQVILRWHLQEGFVMIPKSVTPSRIEENFNVFDFEITEEEMNVVRSLDTGKRLFFDPKDPEWEQKMLNSVADI, encoded by the coding sequence ATGCAAAAGAAAACCTATACAGGACAGCCTGTGGTAACATTAAATAACGGTGTGGATATTCCGGCATTAGGATTCGGAGTGTGGCAGATGGAAGATTTGAAAGAATGCGAAAATGCAGTAATCAAAGCCATTCAGACAGGATATAGAATGATAGATACGGCTGCCATTTATCAGAACGAAACAGCAGTAGGAGATGGCGTAAAAAATAGCGGAGTAAACAGAGATGAGCTGTTTATCACCTCAAAAGTATGGGTTCAGGACCATGGGTATGAAAAAACGAAAAGTGCCTTTCAGAGAACATTAGGCAGATTACAGATGGATTATCTTGATATGTATCTTGTCCACTGGCCGTATGGTGATTTTCTGGGAACCTGGAAAGCTTTGGAAGAGCTTTATCATGAAGGAAAAATCAAAGCCATCGGGGTATGTAATTTTACCGTTGAGAAACTGGAAGAGCTGAAAGCCAATTCCACTGTTTTACCAGTAATTAATCAGATTGAACTGCATCCTGTATTCCAACAGAAAGAATTGCAGGTGTACGACAGAGAAAATAATATAGCAACACAACCCTGGAGCCCGCTGGGGAATGGTAATGCGAACCTTTTAAGCAACCCTGATCTGAAAGCTATTGCAGATAAATACGGAAAAACCGTAGCACAAGTGATATTGAGATGGCACCTGCAGGAAGGGTTTGTAATGATTCCAAAATCTGTAACCCCATCCAGAATTGAAGAAAACTTTAATGTATTTGATTTTGAAATTACAGAAGAGGAAATGAACGTTGTCCGTTCTTTAGATACAGGAAAAAGATTATTCTTTGATCCTAAAGATCCTGAATGGGAACAGAAAATGCTAAATTCCGTAGCAGATATTTAA
- a CDS encoding NAD(P)H-dependent flavin oxidoreductase, with amino-acid sequence MFWPDTISKKLGIQYPVIQAPMFGVSTVEMAVAAAKANCLGSLALADLSADQSVELIRQMKKRTDQPFAVNIFVHDIPEVTAVLKEKYADAKQFIEHLAKDNAIEVRLPDLEEIRVNSYHTQIDAVIEENCKILSFTFGNLDDQSIRKLKENGVILIGTCTSVKEALLLEKSGIDIICVQGIEAGGHRGSFEAENIPQIGGLSLLSQVDDQVNVPLIYAGGIYDPKTLKAAKDLGAQGFQVGSLLLASQESALMPFEKERLKKVREEEIILTKSFSGRYARGVKNQFIEKIENSEYILPYPYQNKLTNALRKAAKSLQNPEFIGLWAGQSIYRYSERSTEEILKKLIETFETSMNMLSM; translated from the coding sequence ATGTTTTGGCCAGATACAATCAGTAAAAAACTAGGGATACAATATCCTGTTATTCAGGCTCCGATGTTTGGAGTGAGCACCGTAGAAATGGCTGTCGCAGCTGCCAAAGCCAACTGTTTGGGATCTCTGGCGCTTGCTGACCTCTCGGCAGACCAGTCTGTAGAATTGATCAGACAGATGAAGAAGAGGACAGATCAGCCTTTTGCTGTCAATATTTTTGTACATGATATTCCCGAAGTGACGGCCGTCTTGAAAGAAAAATATGCTGATGCCAAGCAGTTTATAGAACATCTGGCAAAAGATAATGCTATAGAAGTACGTCTTCCTGATCTGGAAGAAATCAGGGTAAACAGTTACCATACGCAGATAGATGCTGTTATTGAAGAAAACTGTAAAATACTGAGTTTCACTTTTGGTAATCTGGATGATCAGAGTATCCGGAAATTGAAGGAAAACGGAGTTATCCTTATCGGAACATGTACATCTGTAAAGGAGGCCCTGCTGCTCGAAAAATCAGGGATTGATATCATCTGTGTGCAGGGAATTGAAGCCGGCGGACACAGAGGAAGTTTTGAAGCTGAGAATATTCCGCAGATCGGAGGGCTGTCTTTGCTGTCACAGGTGGATGATCAGGTAAATGTTCCTTTGATCTATGCCGGAGGAATCTATGATCCGAAAACGCTTAAGGCTGCTAAAGACTTAGGTGCACAGGGCTTCCAGGTGGGTAGTCTTTTACTGGCTTCTCAGGAAAGTGCCCTAATGCCTTTTGAAAAGGAAAGACTGAAAAAAGTAAGAGAAGAAGAAATTATTCTGACGAAAAGTTTCTCAGGAAGGTATGCCAGAGGAGTGAAAAATCAATTTATAGAAAAGATTGAAAACTCAGAATATATTTTACCCTATCCTTATCAGAATAAATTGACAAATGCATTGCGCAAAGCAGCAAAATCTCTACAGAATCCTGAATTTATAGGACTCTGGGCGGGACAGTCTATCTACAGGTACAGTGAACGTTCCACAGAAGAAATTTTGAAAAAACTGATTGAAACATTTGAAACATCAATGAATATGCTGTCAATGTGA
- a CDS encoding DNA alkylation repair protein, with product MTATEFIETLALLKDQKELNKADQFFKGNDGVTKSFGVKFGDVFTTASEFSEMPLAEINQLLDSDFYEVRMGAVSIMDFQARSKKTSEDQKKALFDLYLNRHDRLNNWDFVDRAARSVIGEYLLDKPRDILYWLSYSGSPWEKRTAIVSTHAFIRKNEVEDTFAIAEILVHDQNEFVNKAVGSWIREAGKKDIKKLHHFLSTYVKTMPAFTFSYASEKLDPELKLYYKELRKSK from the coding sequence ATGACTGCAACAGAATTCATAGAAACACTTGCCTTATTGAAAGATCAGAAAGAGCTTAATAAAGCAGATCAGTTTTTCAAAGGAAATGATGGCGTTACCAAAAGCTTTGGCGTGAAATTCGGAGATGTTTTTACTACCGCTAGTGAATTTTCTGAAATGCCTCTGGCTGAGATCAACCAACTTCTTGACAGTGATTTTTATGAAGTAAGAATGGGAGCGGTAAGCATCATGGATTTTCAGGCAAGAAGTAAAAAAACGTCTGAAGATCAGAAGAAAGCGCTTTTTGATTTGTATCTGAACCGTCACGACAGGCTCAATAACTGGGATTTTGTAGACAGGGCAGCCCGCAGTGTTATTGGAGAATATCTTTTGGATAAACCGAGAGATATTTTATACTGGCTTTCGTATTCCGGGAGCCCCTGGGAAAAAAGAACAGCTATTGTAAGCACCCATGCATTCATCAGAAAAAATGAAGTAGAAGATACTTTTGCCATTGCAGAAATTCTTGTTCATGATCAGAATGAATTTGTGAATAAAGCTGTAGGAAGCTGGATCCGGGAAGCCGGAAAAAAAGACATCAAGAAACTGCATCATTTTCTCAGCACCTATGTGAAAACCATGCCGGCTTTTACATTTTCATATGCATCAGAAAAGCTGGATCCGGAATTAAAATTGTACTATAAAGAACTCAGAAAATCAAAATAA